In Natranaerobius trueperi, a single window of DNA contains:
- a CDS encoding Hpt domain-containing protein, translating into MSKNKVYVDKDLKDLIPLFLENRYQEIKKMRNALLENDFETIRKLGHTIKGVGGGYGFDYVTELGYKIEEAAKTNDENVVTELLTKLESHLDNVEIVYE; encoded by the coding sequence ATGTCTAAAAATAAAGTTTATGTAGATAAAGATTTAAAAGACTTGATTCCCTTGTTCTTAGAAAATAGATATCAAGAAATTAAAAAAATGAGAAACGCTCTCTTGGAGAATGATTTTGAAACTATTAGAAAACTTGGACATACCATCAAGGGTGTTGGTGGCGGATATGGTTTTGATTATGTAACTGAGCTTGGTTACAAAATAGAGGAAGCTGCGAAAACAAATGATGAAAATGTAGTGACGGAGTTACTAACAAAATTAGAAAGCCACCTTGATAATGTGGAGATAGTTTATGAATAA
- a CDS encoding diguanylate cyclase: MAILIVDDDKTIRFMLERLLNKAGYEDLYFASSPKETFKLLGIDDNGQKENTDFKIDSSNIELILMDIMMPDIDGIEACERLKRHHDLSNIPIIMVTALTETETLEKAFNAGAIDYITKPVRKLELLARVDSAVKLNRERQTRLKRERELEDALKSLEEMNAKLEKLATIDELTQIPNRRLFDETLNNEWKRAKRDKTPLSLIILDIDYFKKYNDTYGHQQGDKCLKVISSRLSELILRPGDFAARYGGEEFAVILPNTQSDDSLMVAKRIREGIEGLNIPHVASRISDNVTISLGVTCVDFDEVDYQKIEREDVLNSFINSADKALYEAKENGRNTAKFKSF, translated from the coding sequence ATGGCAATATTGATAGTAGACGATGATAAAACTATAAGGTTTATGTTAGAGAGACTTTTGAATAAGGCAGGATATGAAGATTTATATTTTGCTTCTTCTCCAAAAGAAACCTTTAAATTACTAGGTATAGATGATAATGGACAAAAAGAAAATACAGATTTTAAAATTGATTCTTCCAATATAGAATTAATACTCATGGATATTATGATGCCTGATATTGATGGTATAGAAGCATGTGAGCGTCTTAAGAGACATCACGATCTTTCTAACATTCCTATAATTATGGTTACGGCATTAACAGAAACAGAGACTTTAGAAAAAGCTTTCAATGCGGGAGCTATTGATTATATCACAAAGCCTGTTCGAAAATTAGAATTGCTAGCTCGAGTTGATTCAGCTGTGAAATTAAATCGCGAAAGACAAACTCGTCTAAAAAGAGAACGTGAGTTAGAAGATGCTTTAAAAAGTCTAGAAGAAATGAATGCTAAGCTAGAAAAACTAGCCACTATAGATGAACTTACCCAAATACCTAATAGAAGACTTTTTGATGAGACCTTAAATAATGAGTGGAAGAGAGCAAAGCGTGACAAGACTCCACTCTCCTTGATCATTTTAGATATTGATTACTTTAAAAAATATAATGATACTTATGGTCATCAGCAAGGTGATAAATGTCTTAAAGTAATCTCTTCTAGATTAAGTGAACTAATCTTACGCCCAGGCGACTTTGCTGCTAGGTATGGGGGAGAAGAGTTTGCAGTAATCTTACCTAATACACAATCAGATGATTCTTTAATGGTTGCTAAAAGAATAAGGGAAGGAATAGAAGGATTAAATATTCCCCATGTAGCTTCTAGGATATCTGATAATGTAACAATTAGTTTAGGTGTTACCTGTGTAGATTTCGATGAAGTAGATTATCAGAAAATAGAAAGGGAAGATGTATTAAATAGTTTTATTAATTCAGCCGATAAAGCCCTTTATGAAGCTAAAGAAAATGGTAGAAATACTGCTAAATTTAAAAGTTTTTAA
- a CDS encoding glycosyltransferase family 2 protein has translation MNEITDYKKTFQSEFYKPISIIVPAFNEEETIVENVKSLLALSYPEFEVVVVNDGSSDKTVDKLKKNFNLTPSSRSFERNLDTEDINNVYDSLDYPNLVVVDKDNGGKADALNAGINISQYPLICNIDADSIIEGQALLRIVEPFSQDWRVVAAGGTVRIANECTIRGGYIEQVRLSKKPLVRMQVVEYLRAFLFGRVGWASINSLLIISGAFGVFRKSHVTNAGGYSKDTVGEDMELVLKLNRLLKKSEREYRVVFLPDPVCWTQVPEDIDTLSNQRRRWQRGLGESLIMNKELFFNPRYGLLGLLAYPFFLFIEFLGPIFELLGYVVFAITLFITFFLGFPGREIILLFFITAVLMGILLSTTSIVFEEMTFRKYSSLKEKLILFLFGFLENFGYRQRHTFWRVKGIFDFLRKRKEWGQMKRTSFSSYEKGDIDGNIDSRR, from the coding sequence TTGAACGAAATAACTGATTATAAAAAAACCTTTCAAAGTGAGTTCTATAAACCTATTAGTATTATAGTTCCAGCTTTTAATGAAGAGGAGACTATAGTCGAGAATGTCAAATCCTTGTTAGCTCTTTCTTATCCTGAGTTTGAAGTAGTCGTGGTGAACGATGGATCTTCAGATAAAACTGTTGATAAGTTAAAAAAGAACTTTAACTTAACACCATCAAGCAGGTCCTTTGAACGAAACCTTGATACAGAAGACATAAATAATGTTTATGACTCCCTTGACTATCCTAATCTTGTAGTAGTAGATAAAGACAATGGAGGTAAGGCAGACGCCTTAAATGCAGGGATAAATATCTCGCAATACCCTTTAATCTGTAATATTGATGCTGATTCTATCATAGAAGGACAAGCTTTATTACGGATTGTTGAGCCATTTTCTCAGGATTGGAGAGTTGTTGCTGCTGGTGGGACAGTAAGAATAGCAAATGAATGTACAATTAGAGGAGGATATATAGAACAAGTGAGACTTTCTAAAAAACCCCTTGTAAGGATGCAAGTAGTGGAGTATTTAAGGGCTTTTTTATTTGGACGAGTTGGTTGGGCATCCATAAATAGTTTACTAATTATTTCCGGTGCTTTTGGTGTTTTTCGAAAATCTCATGTTACTAATGCAGGTGGTTATAGTAAAGATACTGTCGGTGAAGATATGGAACTAGTTCTGAAACTGAATCGCTTACTAAAAAAATCCGAAAGGGAATATCGAGTGGTATTTCTACCGGATCCTGTTTGCTGGACTCAAGTTCCGGAGGATATCGATACTTTAAGTAATCAAAGGCGTAGATGGCAGCGGGGTCTCGGAGAAAGTCTTATCATGAATAAAGAACTTTTCTTTAATCCTAGATATGGACTTTTGGGTTTACTTGCTTATCCTTTTTTCTTGTTCATTGAGTTTTTAGGTCCCATATTTGAACTTCTAGGATATGTCGTTTTTGCTATCACGTTATTTATTACCTTTTTTCTAGGTTTTCCGGGCCGAGAAATTATCTTACTATTTTTCATTACAGCAGTTTTGATGGGAATTTTACTATCTACCACTTCAATAGTTTTTGAAGAGATGACATTTAGAAAATATTCTAGCTTAAAAGAAAAACTTATTCTTTTTTTATTTGGATTTTTAGAGAACTTTGGTTATCGCCAGAGACATACGTTTTGGAGAGTAAAAGGGATTTTTGACTTTTTAAGGAAAAGAAAAGAATGGGGACAAATGAAAAGGACAAGCTTTTCAAGTTACGAAAAGGGTGATATAGATGGCAATATTGATAGTAGACGATGA